A single genomic interval of Dromiciops gliroides isolate mDroGli1 chromosome 1, mDroGli1.pri, whole genome shotgun sequence harbors:
- the LOC122729161 gene encoding transmembrane reductase CYB561D2 gives MALTVETESRIYRGLRTASGAAAHVVALGFTVFVAVLARPGSSLFSWHPVLMSLAFSFLMTEALLVFSPESSLLRSFSRKGRARCHWVLQLLALLCALLGLGLIVYNKEQHGKTHLATWHGWAGLLSVLWAGLQCTGGVVLLYPKLLPRWPLAKLKLYHATSGLVGYLLGSTSLLLGMCSLWFTTTLVGAAWYLAALCPILTSLVVMNQVSNAYLYRKRIQP, from the exons ATGGCCCTAACCGTGGAGACTGAGTCGCGCATCTACCGGGGTCTGCGCACCGCCTCGGGGGCTGCCGCCCACGTCGTGGCCCTCGGCTTCACCGTCTTCGTGGCTGTACTGGCCCGGCCCGGCTCTA gTCTGTTCTCGTGGCACCCAGTGCTCATGTCTCTGGCT TTTTCCTTCCTGATGACAGAAGCGCTGCTGGTCTTCTCCCCAGAGAGCTCCTTGTTGCGATCCTTCTCTAGAAAGGGCCGGGCACGATGCCACTGGGTACTTCAGCTGCTGGCTCTGCTCTGTGCCTTGCTTGGCCTGGGCCTGATTGTCTACAACAAGGAGCAGCACGGCAAAACTCACCTGGCGACATGGCACGGGTGGGCAGGGCTGCTCTCAGTGCTGTGGGCCGGGCTGCAGTGCACAGGTGGGGTGGTACTGCTCTACCCCAAGCTGCTCCCTCGATGGCCACTAGCCAAGCTGAAGCTGTATCATGCCACCTCAGGGCTGGTGGGTTACCTGCTGGGCAGTACTAGCCTTCTCTTGGGCATGTGTTCACTCTGGTTTACCACCACACTAGTGGGTGCTGCCTGGTACCTGGCCGCTCTCTGTCCCATTCTCACCAGCCTGGTGGTCATGAATCAGGTGAGCAATGCCTACTTGTACCGCAAAAGGATCCAGCCGTGA